From Arachis stenosperma cultivar V10309 chromosome 2, arast.V10309.gnm1.PFL2, whole genome shotgun sequence, one genomic window encodes:
- the LOC130959705 gene encoding uncharacterized protein At5g39865: MEDVTTNIKNKGFERVQKVACNKEYPSLTDFEEMNPPNGRSQEVILYTTSLRGIRKTFQDCSTIKFLLRSFRVIYHERDVSLHLEYREELCKILGGKVLPPKLFINGRYIGGVDEVIGLHENGWLGKLLEGTPIEFGGGHCNGCACMRFAICSNCNGSCKVFTKNNGDNNNGELFIRCAECNENGLVKCPICC; the protein is encoded by the coding sequence ATGGAGGATGTCACAACCAACATAAAGAATAAAGGGTTTGAAAGAGTGCAAAAAGTTGCATGCAACAAAGAATATCCATCTCTAACAGATTTTGAAGAGATGAATCCACCAAATGGAAGAAGCCAAGAAGTGATTCTCTACACAACAAGCTTGAGAGGTATAAGGAAAACATTTCAAGATTGTAGCACAATCAAATTCTTGTTGAGAAGCTTTAGGGTAATCTACCATGAAAGGGATGTATCCCTACACCTTGAATATAGAGAAGAACTATGTAAGATCTTGGGTGGAAAAGTGTTACCTCCTAAGCTTTTCATTAATGGTAGGTACATAGGAGGAGTTGATGAAGTTATAGGGTTGCATGAGAATGGTTGGCTTGGGAAGCTTCTAGAAGGAACACCAATTGAGTTTGGTGGAGGCCATTGCAATGGATGTGCATGCATGAGGTTTGCTATTTGCTCTAATTGTAATGGTAGTTGCAAGGTCTTCACCAAGAATAATGGGGACAATAACAATGGTGAATTGTTCATTAGATGTGCTGAATGCAATGAGAATGGACTTGTCAAATGCCCAATTTGCTGCTAG